TCTTCCGGAGGGCTTCCATGATGGCTTCTTTCGTGATCTCGTGGAAGACCATGCGCTTAATCGGTACTTTTGGCTTTAAGACTTCGAGCAAATGCCACCCGATGGACTCGCCCTCGCGGTCTTCGTCCGTTGCGATATAGAGTTCATCAGCTGATTTTAGGGCCTCCTTTATTTCGGCCACAATTTTCTTTTTATCAGACGAGACCACATACAGCGGTTCAAAATTTTTCTCAACATTCACCCCAAGCCGGGCCCATTTTTCCCCTTTATACTTTGCCGGAATTTCGGATGCGGAACCGGGCAAATCGCGGATATGGCCCATACAAGCTTCTACCTGATATTCTTTAGGCAGAAACTTACGGATGGTTTTGGCTTTTGTGGGCGATTCAACTAATACGAGTCGCTTCATTATGCAAGGATTTATCGTGGAGTATCAAATAAGCATCTGAAAGTAGGTTAATAATCATCTTCCGTCAATCATCTGAACCAAATATCTGTAAAAATGCAGGGATTATGGTCGCTACGGGTACGCATTAACCATAAAAAACCACGCCCACGTCCAACAAAAAAGAACCAGAGAAAACGCAAAAAAGCCCCAAAAAGCGTTTTTTCTCCAGATTGTGTGGCTGCTTTTTTGCCACAGTGTCCACCAAATAAATCCTACGGGCATTCCTGTCAAAAATCCAAAAAGATGTGCTCCAACATCGGTTCGGGGATCCGGCCCAGCCCCAAAAAGACCCAACATGACCATTCCGATCAGAAGCGGGATTCCTAAGCCGCGCATACGATTTTCGTTGTGTACCTGCATTCGCAAGCCCATCAAGACGCCAAGCGCACCAAAGACCCCCGTAGAGGCGCCCAAACTGGTATGCCCCAGCGGTTGTACCAAGGCATTGATGCCATTACCAATCGCGCCCGAAAGAACGACCATAAAAATCCCCATCCCATTCCCCACCATACGTGTCAGCCAATACAGCATCACGCCGCCAAAAAGCAAGTTCCCAAACAGATGTTGCGCGTCGGCATGAAGGGTCAGGGCTGTGATGGTCTGCCACCATGCACCTGTAAGGATTTCTCCATTCTTGGCTGCCCCTAGGCGCATAAA
The sequence above is a segment of the Bacteroidetes Order II. bacterium genome. Coding sequences within it:
- a CDS encoding rhomboid family intramembrane serine protease, with amino-acid sequence MPETALSDIAPFLFERTPDLSNLRQLELVLQAKRIPYRITSDEEGIHVWIPLVWVETAKEELKGFLEEKSIVIPEPPELGEHQGVQPLWAVMVVLIGIHVLVHLPIGTFFMRLGAAKNGEILTGAWWQTITALTLHADAQHLFGNLLFGGVMLYWLTRMVGNGMGIFMVVLSGAIGNGINALVQPLGHTSLGASTGVFGALGVLMGLRMQVHNENRMRGLGIPLLIGMVMLGLFGAGPDPRTDVGAHLFGFLTGMPVGFIWWTLWQKSSHTIWRKNAFWGFFAFSLVLFCWTWAWFFMVNAYP